A portion of the Sphaerochaeta pleomorpha str. Grapes genome contains these proteins:
- the dtd gene encoding D-aminoacyl-tRNA deacylase: MKSVIQRVSKASVTVDSHLVGSIEHGLLVYLGIEKGDTLEQLTWLCNKIGKLRMFTDENGKMNLSLADVKGEILVVSQFTLCANLRKGNRPSYDNAADPKDAEILYEKSLAILAGLGFPVSHGSFGAHMQVTYTNDGPVTMLLDA; encoded by the coding sequence ATGAAAAGCGTCATCCAAAGGGTATCAAAAGCTTCGGTAACCGTAGATTCCCATTTGGTCGGGAGCATTGAACACGGGCTTCTGGTCTATCTGGGAATCGAGAAGGGTGATACGCTTGAACAATTGACATGGCTTTGTAACAAAATCGGTAAACTACGTATGTTTACCGATGAGAATGGCAAAATGAATCTAAGCCTTGCCGATGTGAAAGGGGAAATCCTTGTCGTCAGTCAGTTTACCCTCTGTGCCAATCTACGCAAAGGCAATCGCCCTTCCTATGATAATGCAGCCGACCCCAAGGATGCTGAGATACTCTATGAAAAATCCCTGGCCATTTTAGCTGGCCTTGGCTTCCCGGTTTCCCATGGAAGTTTCGGGGCCCATATGCAGGTAACCTATACAAATGATGGCCCGGTCACTATGCTTCTCGATGCTTAG